One window from the genome of Eucalyptus grandis isolate ANBG69807.140 chromosome 7, ASM1654582v1, whole genome shotgun sequence encodes:
- the LOC104454095 gene encoding 40S ribosomal protein S25-2 has product MAPKKEKAPPPSSKPAKSGGGKQKKKKWSKGKQKEKVNNMVLFDQGTYDKLVSEVPKYKLITPSILSDRLRVNGSLARRAIKDLMARGLIRMISAHASQQIYTRATNT; this is encoded by the exons ATG gcgccgaagaaggagaaggcTCCTCCCCCGTCGTCGAAGCCAGCTAAATCCGGCGGAgggaaacagaaaaagaag AAATGGAGcaaaggaaagcaaaaggaaaaggtaaacaACATGGTGCTCTTTGATCAGGGAACATATGACAAACTTGTCAGTGAAGTTCCCAAGTACAAGCTCATCACTCCTTCCATCTTATCCGACAGATTGAGG GTCAATGGTTCACTGGCACGTAGAGCAATCAAGGACTTAATGGCCAGAGGTCTTATTAGGATGATTAGTGCTCACGCCAGCCAACAGATCTACACAAGGGCTACCAACACCTAA